The genomic segment GCAGTTGGCCAGGCCCGGGATGATGGCCTTGTCCGAACGGGTCGGCGGGGCGGTGTCGCTGGGCTTTCGGCACCGCAGCAGCATGGTCTATGTCGAGTCGGCCTGGCGTGGCGATGCCCGGCTGGTGCCGCCGGACATCGGCACGCCGCTGCCCATGCTCAGCAGTGCCATGGGCCGCGCCTGGCTGGCCCATGCCAGCGCGGCGCAGCGGTGCGCGGTGCTGAACCAACTGCGGGTGCAGGACCCGGCCAGCCACGCCCGTTATGCGCCGGACATCGAGCAGGCACGGCAAGACCTGGCCCGCAAAGCCTATTGCTCGACGCGCGGGGATGTCCGCAAGGATGTCTACGCCTTCGCCGTGCCCTTCTCGCGCCCGGTCGACGGCTTGCAACTGGTGATGAACTGTGGCGTGCTGGCTGCCCGGTTCAGCTTTGCCCAGGCCGAGCGCCAGGTGGCCCAGCCCCTGTGCGAACTGGTCAGACAGGTAGAGGCGGCCCTGGGCCTGCGCGCTGCGCAGTGAAGCCGCGCCGGTATCGGCGCGTTCAACATACTGAAACAACGGTGGCCGGCAAGGGCCAGCGCAGCACACACTGGCCGCAGCCCGATCACCTGCCGCCGCCATGCCCGCCACTTCAACGTCCGACACCGCGCCGCGCAGCGCTGCGCCGGATATGCGCAGCGGCCCGCTGGCCGGGGTGCGCATCCTGGACATGGCCACCGTGGTGGCCGCCCCCTTTGCCTGCACCCTGTGCGCCGACCTGGGGGCCGAGGTGGTCAAGCTGGAACTGCCCGACGGCAGCGATGCGCTGCGCACCCTGGCGCCGGTCAAGGGCCGGCATGCGCTGTACTGGAAGGTGACCAATCGCGGCAAGCGCGGCATCACGCTCGATGTGCGCAAGGCCGAGGGCCGCGCGCTGTTGCTGCGCCTGTTGCCGCAGTTCGATGTGCTGGTGGAGAACTTTCGCACCGGCACCCTGGAGCGCTGGGGCCTGGACCTGGCGACGCTGCAACGCGCCAACCCGCAGTTGACGGTGCTGCGCCTGACCGGCTTTGGCCAGACCGGGCCCTACGCCGCGCGCCCGGGCTTTGCCCGCATCTTCGAGGCGATGAGCGGCTTTGCCCACCTGACCGGCGAGGCCGACGGTCGCCCGCAGCATATGAACTACCCGCTGGGCGATATGGTGGCGGGCCTGTTCGGCGCCTTCTCCATTGCCGCCGCGGTGGCCGACCGGCGCGCGCACCCGCGCGAGTGCGGCCGCGAGATCGACCTGTCGGCCACCGAGGCCATGCTGCGCATGCTCGAACCGCTGGCGGCGGAGTTCGAGCAACTCGGCCAGGTGCGTTGCCGCGCCGGCAGCCGCGCCACCTACACCGCGCCGTCGAACATATACCGCACCAAGGACCAGTGCTGGATCACGCTGGTGGCCTCGTCCGAGCCGATTTTCCGGCGGCTGTGCCAGGCCATGGGCCGGCCCGCGCTGGCCAGCGATCCGCGCTTTGGCTCCAGCCAGCAGCGCATGCTGCATATCGATGCGCTCGACGGCGCCATCGAGCGCTGGTGCGCCACGCTGGCTTGCGCTGAACTGGCGCAGGTGCTCGAGCAGCACGAGGTGCCCTTTGGCAAGGTCTACGCCATCGATGACGTGCTCGCCGACCCGCATTTGCAGGCGCGCCAGGCCATCATCCGCCTGCCCGACCCGGACCTGGGCGAGTTGCCCGCGCCCTGCGCCGTGCCGCGCTTTTCCGGCTTTGCGCCGCAGATTCCGCGCAGCGGGCCGGCGCTGGGCGAGCACAACGAGCAGGTGTTCGGCGCGCTCGGTCTGGGCGCTGACGAGCTCGCCTGTCTGCGCTCGGCGCAGGTGATTTGATCGAAATCGAGGAGCCTTCCCCCATGATCCGCGATCCCGAGGCCTTCGGGCATTTCATAGATCAGTTGCGCGCCTTCGTGCGCAAGGAACTGGTGCCGCACGAAGCCGAGGTGGCGGCGCGCGACGAGGTGCCGCCCGAGATCGTGCAGCGCATGCGCGGGCAGGGCTTGTTCGGCTACTCGATCCCCGCCGCCTATGGCGGCGCCGGCATGACGACCGAGGAACTGATCCTGGCCGCGCTGGAGCTGTCGCAATGCGCGGTGGCGTTTCGCGCCCGCGTCGGCACCAACACCGGGATCGGCGCGGAAGCGCTGGTGGCCGACGGCACGCCGGCGCAAAAAGACAAGTACCTGCCGATGCTGGCCAGCGGCGCATGGACCAGCGCCTTCGCGCTGACCGAGCCCGAGGCCGGCTCGGACGCCTGCGCACTGCGCACGCGCGCGCTGCGCGACGCTGATCACTACCTGATCAGTGGCAGCAAATGCTTCATCACCAATGCGCCGATCGCGCAGCTCTTTACCGTGCTGGCGCGCACCGACCCGGCCCATCCGGGCGCGGGCGGCATCTCGGCCTTCCTGGTCGAGCGCGACA from the Verminephrobacter eiseniae EF01-2 genome contains:
- a CDS encoding CaiB/BaiF CoA transferase family protein, yielding MPATSTSDTAPRSAAPDMRSGPLAGVRILDMATVVAAPFACTLCADLGAEVVKLELPDGSDALRTLAPVKGRHALYWKVTNRGKRGITLDVRKAEGRALLLRLLPQFDVLVENFRTGTLERWGLDLATLQRANPQLTVLRLTGFGQTGPYAARPGFARIFEAMSGFAHLTGEADGRPQHMNYPLGDMVAGLFGAFSIAAAVADRRAHPRECGREIDLSATEAMLRMLEPLAAEFEQLGQVRCRAGSRATYTAPSNIYRTKDQCWITLVASSEPIFRRLCQAMGRPALASDPRFGSSQQRMLHIDALDGAIERWCATLACAELAQVLEQHEVPFGKVYAIDDVLADPHLQARQAIIRLPDPDLGELPAPCAVPRFSGFAPQIPRSGPALGEHNEQVFGALGLGADELACLRSAQVI